A genomic region of Acipenser ruthenus chromosome 9, fAciRut3.2 maternal haplotype, whole genome shotgun sequence contains the following coding sequences:
- the pla1a gene encoding phospholipase A1 member A isoform X1 has translation MAGIWKIVLTLFGLLVLCSQLLEGAEEDLAAASDCTNFQTTTWKQYLGENKLQVQYLIFTPQNRNCASIVSGGSIEEIQASNFNSSLDTKVIILGYRALGNKPSWIDDLVQALLNAAEVNVLVVDWLYGASSVYNVVVQNSQELSVDISIVINNLIALGSMQESFHFIGVSLGAHVAGFVGSIFGGKLGRITGLDPAGPMFTKASTDMRLDPSDALFVEAIHTDMDNFGIRIPIGHIDYQINGGKDQPGCSKSQTSSIFLYFPVFRYMICDHMRAVHLYISAITNPCPLLAFPCQSYEDFVTGKCLNCDHPFGGSCPRIGLLRNGGITVNPLPKEEVFMLTTDAPPFCAHHILVDLHVTQLSRSSRIQVTLKSEGVTQSHSQVKLQKGVSGSKMVMAHSTMLCKIDSIELKNTGTRFYRKDEIDIVKICISEVPSDRKESLCVENIKLKEGNPWSHDFVKLCN, from the exons ATGGCTGGGATCTGGAAAATAGTTTTAACCCTGTTTGGGCTACTTGTACTTTGCAGTCAACTTCTAGAAG GGGCAGAGGAAGACCTTGCTGCTGCATCCGACTGCACTAACTTTCAAACTACCACCTGGAAGCAGTACCTTGGAGAGAACAAGCTGCAAGTCCAATATCTCATCTTCACCCCTCAGAACAGGAACTGTGCCAGCATCGTCAGTGGGGGCTCAATAGAGGAGATCCAGGCTTCCAATTTCAATTCCTCCCTGGACACAAAAGTGATTATCCTCGGGTATAG GGCACTGGGGAATAAACCTTCCTGGATTGATGACCTGGTCCAAGCTCTCCTGAATGCCGCTGAGGTGAATGTTTTGGTGGTGGACTGGTTATATGGAGCATCCTCTGTGTATAATGTTGTGGTCCAAAACTCCCAGGAGCTGTCTGTGGACATTTCAATTGTCATAAATAATCTCATT gCACTTGGAAGTATGCAAGAATCATTTCATTTTATTGGAGTGAGTCTAGGGGCTCATGTGGCTGGATTCGTGGGCAGTATCTTTGGTGGAAAACTAGGGCGAATCACAG GGTTGGATCCTGCAGGGCCTATGTTTACGAAAGCAAGTACGGACATGCGCCTTGATCCCAGTGATGCTCTCTTTGTGGAGGCCATTCACACAGATATGGACA aTTTTGGCATAAGGATTCCCATTGGCCATATTGATTATCAGATCAATGGAGGAAAAGACCAGCCTGGTTGCAGTAAGTCACAAACCTCATCGA TTTTTCTCTATTTTCCAGTATTTCGTTATATGATTTGTGACCACATGAGGGCAGTACACCTCTATATCAGCGCCATCACTAATCCTTGTCCGCTGCTGGCTTTCCCCTGCCAAAGTTATGAAGATTTTGTCACTGGAAAATGTTTGAATTGTGACCACCCTTTCGGTGGCTCTTGTCCCAGAATAG GGTTGCTTAGAAATGGCGGAATTACAGTTAACCCACTGCCAAAAGAAGAAGTCTTCATGTTGACAACAGATGCACCACCTTTCTGTG CTCATCACATTCTTGTGGATTTGCACGTAACTCAGCTGAGCAGAAGCAGTCGTATCCAGGTGACTCTCAAGAGTGAAGGGGTTACCCAGTCGCATAGCCAGGTTAAACT ACAGAAAGGTGTTTCGGGGTCTAAAATGGTGATGGCTCACTCAACGATGCTTTGTAAAATAGACTCCATTGAACTGAAGAATACAGGCACTCGGTTCTACCGAAAAGATGAAATTGACATTGTGAAAATCTGCATTTCAGAAGTCCCTTCTGACAG GAAGGAATCTCTCTGCGTTGAGAACATCAAGCTTAAGGAAGGCAATCCATGGTCCCATGACTTTGTGAAGCTCTGTAACTAA
- the pla1a gene encoding phospholipase A1 member A isoform X2, with protein MAGIWKIVLTLFGLLVLCSQLLEGAEEDLAAASDCTNFQTTTWKQYLGENKLQVQYLIFTPQNRNCASIVSGGSIEEIQASNFNSSLDTKVIILGYRALGNKPSWIDDLVQALLNAAEVNVLVVDWLYGASSVYNVVVQNSQELSVDISIVINNLIALGSMQESFHFIGVSLGAHVAGFVGSIFGGKLGRITGLDPAGPMFTKASTDMRLDPSDALFVEAIHTDMDNFGIRIPIGHIDYQINGGKDQPGCSKSQTSSIFRYMICDHMRAVHLYISAITNPCPLLAFPCQSYEDFVTGKCLNCDHPFGGSCPRIGLLRNGGITVNPLPKEEVFMLTTDAPPFCAHHILVDLHVTQLSRSSRIQVTLKSEGVTQSHSQVKLQKGVSGSKMVMAHSTMLCKIDSIELKNTGTRFYRKDEIDIVKICISEVPSDRKESLCVENIKLKEGNPWSHDFVKLCN; from the exons ATGGCTGGGATCTGGAAAATAGTTTTAACCCTGTTTGGGCTACTTGTACTTTGCAGTCAACTTCTAGAAG GGGCAGAGGAAGACCTTGCTGCTGCATCCGACTGCACTAACTTTCAAACTACCACCTGGAAGCAGTACCTTGGAGAGAACAAGCTGCAAGTCCAATATCTCATCTTCACCCCTCAGAACAGGAACTGTGCCAGCATCGTCAGTGGGGGCTCAATAGAGGAGATCCAGGCTTCCAATTTCAATTCCTCCCTGGACACAAAAGTGATTATCCTCGGGTATAG GGCACTGGGGAATAAACCTTCCTGGATTGATGACCTGGTCCAAGCTCTCCTGAATGCCGCTGAGGTGAATGTTTTGGTGGTGGACTGGTTATATGGAGCATCCTCTGTGTATAATGTTGTGGTCCAAAACTCCCAGGAGCTGTCTGTGGACATTTCAATTGTCATAAATAATCTCATT gCACTTGGAAGTATGCAAGAATCATTTCATTTTATTGGAGTGAGTCTAGGGGCTCATGTGGCTGGATTCGTGGGCAGTATCTTTGGTGGAAAACTAGGGCGAATCACAG GGTTGGATCCTGCAGGGCCTATGTTTACGAAAGCAAGTACGGACATGCGCCTTGATCCCAGTGATGCTCTCTTTGTGGAGGCCATTCACACAGATATGGACA aTTTTGGCATAAGGATTCCCATTGGCCATATTGATTATCAGATCAATGGAGGAAAAGACCAGCCTGGTTGCAGTAAGTCACAAACCTCATCGA TATTTCGTTATATGATTTGTGACCACATGAGGGCAGTACACCTCTATATCAGCGCCATCACTAATCCTTGTCCGCTGCTGGCTTTCCCCTGCCAAAGTTATGAAGATTTTGTCACTGGAAAATGTTTGAATTGTGACCACCCTTTCGGTGGCTCTTGTCCCAGAATAG GGTTGCTTAGAAATGGCGGAATTACAGTTAACCCACTGCCAAAAGAAGAAGTCTTCATGTTGACAACAGATGCACCACCTTTCTGTG CTCATCACATTCTTGTGGATTTGCACGTAACTCAGCTGAGCAGAAGCAGTCGTATCCAGGTGACTCTCAAGAGTGAAGGGGTTACCCAGTCGCATAGCCAGGTTAAACT ACAGAAAGGTGTTTCGGGGTCTAAAATGGTGATGGCTCACTCAACGATGCTTTGTAAAATAGACTCCATTGAACTGAAGAATACAGGCACTCGGTTCTACCGAAAAGATGAAATTGACATTGTGAAAATCTGCATTTCAGAAGTCCCTTCTGACAG GAAGGAATCTCTCTGCGTTGAGAACATCAAGCTTAAGGAAGGCAATCCATGGTCCCATGACTTTGTGAAGCTCTGTAACTAA